Proteins encoded by one window of Candidatus Hydrogenedentota bacterium:
- a CDS encoding iron-containing alcohol dehydrogenase — protein MQYRAPDIRCGHGIVQELAAIEGTVAVLTMEAPWRLVQKALSWRPSAVHFVSDMRLETLERLESELPACDTVVGLGGGSCCDTAKFVAWKRQCRMILVPTIVSVDAPLTDSVGARVENVVRYVGKICPRELLIDYDLIQQAPPELNRAGAADIASIHTALYDWQAAHRQNGEMFDAGVAEEARGCLEELDANAEAVFEVTPRGIDTLIELYRREVAFCARLGTSRPEEGAEHIVAYNLENLTGRHFIHGDLVGLGIFTVARLQQNRPEWAEELMRRLGVRFWCPDASLAEIRRCLESLKSFKDETGLFYSVLDEIPVTPAFVGNVIRDLEKIRSRCV, from the coding sequence ATGCAATACCGAGCGCCGGACATCCGTTGCGGACACGGGATTGTGCAGGAACTCGCGGCCATCGAGGGCACGGTCGCCGTGCTTACCATGGAAGCCCCGTGGCGCTTGGTACAGAAAGCCTTGTCATGGAGGCCCAGCGCCGTTCATTTCGTCTCGGATATGCGTTTGGAAACGCTGGAGCGTCTCGAAAGCGAACTTCCTGCGTGTGACACGGTGGTCGGGCTCGGCGGGGGCTCATGTTGCGACACGGCAAAATTCGTGGCGTGGAAACGCCAGTGCCGGATGATTCTTGTGCCCACAATCGTCTCAGTGGATGCTCCCCTTACGGACTCGGTGGGAGCGCGTGTGGAGAACGTGGTCAGGTATGTGGGGAAGATTTGTCCCCGGGAGTTGCTCATAGACTACGACCTGATCCAACAAGCTCCTCCCGAACTGAACCGGGCCGGCGCGGCAGATATCGCGAGCATTCACACCGCCTTGTATGACTGGCAGGCCGCTCACAGGCAAAATGGGGAAATGTTCGACGCCGGCGTGGCCGAAGAGGCTCGAGGCTGTCTCGAGGAGCTGGACGCGAACGCGGAGGCGGTCTTTGAGGTCACGCCCCGGGGGATCGACACCCTAATCGAGCTGTACCGCCGGGAAGTCGCGTTCTGTGCCCGGCTCGGGACAAGCCGCCCCGAAGAGGGCGCCGAGCATATCGTCGCATACAACCTGGAGAACCTTACCGGCCGCCACTTTATCCACGGCGACCTGGTAGGTCTCGGTATTTTTACCGTAGCGCGGCTTCAGCAGAACAGGCCCGAGTGGGCTGAGGAACTCATGAGACGGCTGGGTGTGCGGTTCTGGTGTCCGGACGCCTCGCTCGCTGAGATCCGGAGATGCCTCGAGTCGCTGAAGTCTTTCAAGGACGAAACAGGGCTGTTCTATAGCGTCCTTGATGAAATTCCTGTTACTCCGGCCTTTGTGGGGAACGTTATCAGGGACCTGGAGAAGATACGAAGCCGATGTGTTTAG